From Alienimonas californiensis, a single genomic window includes:
- a CDS encoding arginyltransferase produces the protein MTVELLSARSPLVECSYLPEERARMGVKLFAGISGEHYAQLLARGWRRQGVSFFRSDCPACKKCRSLRVDVRNFRPTKSQRRCLKRNAHISLTVRPAGTSEEHAELYNRWHEDMKERRGWRGDTTTAAEYRENLVGPGYEFAHEFAYRDGEKLVGLGLVDVVPGALNSIYFFHDPDWRPLGPGTFSALSEIEYARQTGRDWVYLGYWIPENASMAYKNRFAPHQILTERVELDEAPPWHIPDEAPPAGDREEP, from the coding sequence GTGACGGTGGAACTGCTCAGCGCCCGCTCGCCGCTCGTCGAGTGCTCCTATCTGCCGGAGGAGCGGGCCCGCATGGGCGTGAAGCTGTTCGCCGGCATCTCCGGGGAACATTACGCCCAACTACTCGCCCGGGGTTGGCGTCGGCAGGGGGTGAGCTTTTTTCGTTCCGACTGCCCCGCCTGCAAGAAGTGCCGCAGTTTGCGGGTCGACGTGCGGAACTTCCGGCCGACCAAGAGTCAGCGGCGTTGTCTCAAGCGCAATGCGCACATCTCCCTGACGGTTCGGCCCGCCGGGACCTCCGAGGAACACGCCGAGCTGTATAACCGCTGGCATGAGGACATGAAGGAGCGCCGCGGCTGGCGGGGCGATACGACCACGGCGGCGGAGTACCGCGAGAACCTCGTCGGCCCCGGCTACGAGTTCGCCCACGAGTTCGCCTACCGGGACGGCGAGAAATTAGTCGGTCTGGGGCTGGTGGACGTCGTGCCGGGGGCGTTGAACAGCATCTATTTCTTCCACGACCCCGACTGGCGTCCTCTGGGGCCGGGGACCTTCAGCGCCCTGTCGGAAATCGAATACGCCCGTCAGACCGGCCGCGACTGGGTCTACCTCGGCTACTGGATCCCGGAGAACGCCTCAATGGCGTATAAAAACCGCTTCGCCCCGCACCAGATCCTGACGGAGCGGGTCGAACTGGACGAGGCGCCGCCCTGGCACATTCCTGACGAGGCCCCACCCGCCGGCGACCGGGAGGAGCCGTGA
- a CDS encoding DUF58 domain-containing protein: MTPTGWLLALVGLCAVPLAAGAVWAPLADVGLLAAALLAAAAAWDAFRSPTPAAVAVEREAAEVFSVGAPNPVTLHLTNRGPAAIRVEVEDSPPTPSAVEGLPATVDLPPGRTGAVVYHVTPHLRGPRAFGRTFLRSRTNWGLWERHARVREDHTVRVYPNVRAVRGAELLARQNRRTEGVRASRQRGRGREFDRLREYVRGDEVRQIDWKATARTGDLVSREYTVERNQSLLLLLDSGRSMCNAEGGVTHFDRALNAAVLLAHVALGQGDTAALLAAGAETRRWVPPVRGAAGVRTLVRQTYDLAPRYEASDYGAMVREVRTWHRRRSLVVLLTHATDDVQLAEIARHVRPLRSPHLVLVALLENSPLAERAAAVPAEGAAGDRDAFRIAAAAELRARQRRRAAALAADGVLVVEATPENLSAAVVSRYLEVKAKHLL, from the coding sequence GTGACGCCCACCGGCTGGTTGCTCGCGCTGGTGGGGTTGTGCGCCGTGCCGCTGGCGGCGGGGGCGGTCTGGGCGCCGTTGGCGGACGTCGGCCTGCTGGCCGCGGCGCTGCTGGCGGCGGCGGCGGCCTGGGACGCCTTCCGCTCCCCCACGCCGGCCGCGGTCGCGGTGGAGCGGGAGGCGGCGGAGGTGTTCAGCGTCGGCGCCCCCAACCCCGTCACCCTGCACCTGACGAACCGCGGGCCGGCGGCGATCCGGGTGGAGGTCGAAGATTCCCCGCCCACCCCCTCCGCCGTCGAGGGGCTGCCGGCGACGGTCGACCTGCCCCCGGGCCGCACCGGGGCGGTCGTCTATCACGTCACGCCGCACCTGCGGGGGCCGCGGGCCTTCGGGCGGACGTTCCTCCGCAGTCGCACGAATTGGGGCCTGTGGGAACGGCACGCCCGGGTGCGGGAGGACCACACGGTGCGGGTCTATCCCAACGTCCGGGCGGTGCGCGGGGCGGAACTCCTGGCCCGGCAGAACCGCCGCACCGAGGGCGTGCGGGCCAGCCGCCAGCGGGGCCGCGGCCGGGAGTTCGACCGTCTGCGGGAGTACGTCCGCGGCGACGAGGTCCGGCAGATCGACTGGAAGGCGACCGCCCGCACCGGCGATCTCGTCTCCCGCGAGTACACGGTGGAGCGGAATCAATCCCTGCTGTTACTGCTCGACAGCGGCCGGTCGATGTGCAACGCCGAGGGCGGCGTGACGCACTTCGACCGGGCGCTGAACGCGGCGGTGCTGCTGGCCCACGTGGCGCTGGGGCAGGGGGACACCGCGGCGCTGCTGGCGGCGGGGGCGGAGACGCGGCGGTGGGTCCCGCCGGTCCGCGGGGCGGCGGGGGTGCGCACGCTGGTCCGGCAGACCTACGATCTCGCCCCCCGCTACGAGGCCAGCGATTACGGGGCGATGGTCCGCGAGGTCCGCACTTGGCACCGGCGGCGGAGCCTCGTCGTGCTGTTGACGCACGCCACCGACGACGTGCAACTGGCAGAGATCGCCCGGCACGTCCGCCCGCTGCGCTCGCCGCACCTGGTGCTGGTCGCCCTGTTGGAGAACAGCCCGCTGGCGGAGCGGGCCGCCGCCGTCCCGGCCGAGGGCGCCGCGGGGGACCGGGACGCCTTCCGCATCGCCGCCGCGGCGGAACTGCGGGCCCGCCAACGCCGCCGGGCCGCCGCGTTGGCGGCGGACGGCGTGCTGGTGGTCGAGGCCACGCCGGAGAACCTCAGCGCCGCGGTCGTCAGCCGGTATCTGGAAGTGAAGGCCAAGCACTTGTTGTGA
- a CDS encoding cytochrome b has product MSENASPQTPPARTPADPAPAPAAERRPTTAPPPESAGSRGWMQAALTERSAAVGGWVHERTGHRGAFDWFANRTLPGGARWRYVTGPVCLGLFAVVFATGLALMTGYVPSADAAWASVHHLERTPGGSMLRGLHYWATHALILAFAVHLGRLMLSAAFRSPRELAWVSGVLLFPLLVTAAVTGNPLSGSQKAFEQIEVEGAILAGTPGAGPQLKQVLFGGPQAGHLTLTHLYALHVAFIPLAAAGLVLFHLYQLLRWGTVRPEDPLAAGNPDTVNQAHSSEETPYVPNQMLRNAVAFAAVFGLLWFMAGRQPAPLDAPPGEGVESMPRPEWYFRFLFELRNYFPPEMEFVATGALPTLAILVLAAVPWIDRLGHRVGAAARYSIVFGGLLFWCVLTIGSMSRDRADRHYLEVRRAAHVRAERAAELADRGVPPDGPGSLLANDPKTRGPELFRAHCAACHAHTGPAVESWGPDHSIEASECNAANLAGFGSRRWMRGLLDPALVDSDAYFGCTPFAEGGMVGYVKDDLWLFVEPGSEEAEEKRTQIAAVAAAMAAEAGPRVHGGPPIALDHGDETFEPEALPALAEQGRELMIGDLSCTGCHNFAGEEYGDSLTLDGYGSREWLADFIANAGHERFYGEENAMPLYAPNAPVDGEEDPSNTLTRNEILLLTDWLRGDWVGRE; this is encoded by the coding sequence ATGAGCGAGAACGCCTCCCCCCAAACGCCCCCGGCCCGGACCCCCGCAGACCCGGCCCCGGCTCCGGCCGCGGAGCGGCGGCCGACGACGGCGCCGCCGCCGGAGTCGGCGGGCAGCCGCGGCTGGATGCAGGCCGCCCTGACCGAACGCAGCGCCGCGGTCGGCGGCTGGGTGCACGAACGCACCGGCCACCGCGGGGCGTTCGACTGGTTCGCCAATCGCACGCTCCCCGGCGGGGCGCGGTGGCGGTACGTCACCGGGCCGGTCTGCCTGGGCCTGTTCGCCGTGGTGTTCGCCACCGGCCTGGCCCTGATGACCGGCTACGTCCCCAGCGCCGACGCCGCCTGGGCCAGCGTGCATCACCTCGAACGCACCCCCGGCGGCTCCATGCTGCGGGGCCTGCACTACTGGGCCACGCATGCGTTGATCCTCGCGTTCGCCGTCCACCTCGGCCGGCTGATGCTTTCCGCGGCGTTCCGCTCCCCGCGGGAGCTGGCCTGGGTCAGCGGCGTGTTGCTCTTCCCGTTGCTGGTGACGGCGGCGGTCACGGGGAACCCGCTCTCCGGCAGCCAGAAGGCGTTCGAGCAGATCGAAGTCGAGGGCGCCATCCTCGCCGGCACGCCGGGGGCCGGGCCGCAGCTGAAACAGGTGCTGTTCGGCGGCCCGCAGGCGGGGCACCTGACGCTCACGCACCTGTACGCCTTGCACGTCGCCTTCATCCCGCTGGCGGCGGCGGGGCTGGTGCTGTTCCACCTCTATCAATTGCTCCGCTGGGGCACGGTTCGGCCGGAGGACCCGCTGGCGGCGGGCAATCCGGACACGGTCAATCAGGCCCACAGCTCGGAGGAAACGCCGTACGTGCCGAACCAGATGCTCCGCAACGCCGTGGCCTTCGCCGCGGTGTTCGGGCTGCTCTGGTTCATGGCCGGCCGGCAGCCCGCCCCGCTGGACGCCCCCCCGGGCGAGGGCGTCGAGAGCATGCCGCGGCCGGAGTGGTACTTCCGCTTCCTGTTCGAACTGCGGAACTACTTCCCGCCGGAGATGGAGTTCGTCGCCACCGGCGCCCTGCCGACGCTGGCGATCCTGGTGCTCGCCGCCGTGCCCTGGATCGACCGCCTCGGGCATCGGGTGGGGGCGGCGGCGCGGTACTCCATCGTGTTCGGCGGGCTGCTGTTCTGGTGCGTGCTGACGATCGGTTCGATGAGCCGCGACCGGGCCGACAGGCACTACCTGGAGGTCCGCCGGGCCGCCCACGTCCGGGCGGAGCGGGCGGCCGAGCTGGCCGACCGCGGTGTGCCCCCCGACGGCCCCGGCTCCCTGCTGGCCAACGACCCCAAGACCCGCGGCCCGGAGTTGTTCCGCGCCCACTGCGCCGCCTGCCACGCCCACACCGGCCCGGCCGTGGAATCGTGGGGGCCGGACCATTCGATCGAGGCCAGCGAGTGCAACGCCGCGAACCTGGCCGGCTTCGGTTCCCGCCGCTGGATGCGGGGCCTGCTCGACCCGGCGCTGGTCGATTCGGACGCCTACTTCGGCTGCACGCCCTTCGCCGAAGGCGGCATGGTCGGCTATGTGAAGGACGATCTGTGGCTCTTCGTGGAGCCCGGCAGCGAGGAGGCGGAGGAGAAGCGGACCCAGATTGCGGCCGTCGCCGCCGCGATGGCCGCGGAGGCCGGCCCGCGGGTGCACGGCGGGCCGCCGATCGCCCTCGACCACGGCGACGAAACCTTCGAGCCCGAAGCGCTGCCCGCGCTGGCGGAGCAGGGTCGGGAGTTGATGATCGGCGACCTGAGCTGCACCGGCTGCCATAATTTCGCCGGGGAGGAGTACGGCGACTCCCTCACCCTCGACGGCTACGGCTCCCGCGAGTGGCTGGCCGACTTCATCGCCAACGCCGGCCACGAACGGTTCTACGGCGAGGAGAACGCAATGCCGCTCTACGCCCCGAATGCCCCCGTGGACGGCGAGGAGGACCCCTCGAACACGCTGACCCGCAACGAGATCCTGCTCCTCACCGACTGGCTCCGCGGCGACTGGGTCGGGCGCGAGTAG
- a CDS encoding QcrA and Rieske domain-containing protein, whose translation MTDSATAPPAPRTGRRNWLAWAARGLYAACAAAVAWPMARFFTAPLAAEAAGPVRDRAVRLADLKPGVPRLVPITGESVDAWTRHPAVTVGRAWVVRTSPADVAPPDVEVNAFSSVCPHAGCQVSGTVQTRPNAGAEGLICPCHGAVFALDGERRPKLDGGANPSPRGLDSLDTALVQDDDGLWWVEIEYKRFELGTADGSVA comes from the coding sequence GTGACGGATTCTGCAACGGCCCCCCCCGCGCCCCGCACCGGTCGCCGCAACTGGCTCGCGTGGGCGGCCCGGGGTCTCTACGCCGCCTGTGCCGCGGCGGTGGCCTGGCCGATGGCCCGGTTCTTCACCGCGCCGCTCGCCGCGGAAGCCGCCGGGCCGGTCCGCGATCGGGCGGTGCGGCTGGCGGACCTCAAACCCGGCGTGCCGCGGCTGGTGCCGATCACGGGCGAATCCGTGGACGCCTGGACGCGTCACCCGGCGGTGACAGTCGGCCGGGCCTGGGTGGTGCGGACCTCGCCGGCGGACGTCGCCCCGCCGGACGTGGAGGTCAACGCCTTCAGCAGCGTGTGCCCGCACGCCGGCTGTCAGGTCAGCGGCACGGTGCAGACCCGCCCGAATGCCGGCGCCGAGGGCCTGATCTGCCCCTGCCACGGGGCGGTGTTCGCCCTCGACGGCGAGCGCAGGCCCAAGTTGGACGGCGGCGCCAACCCCAGCCCCCGCGGCCTCGATTCGCTGGACACCGCCCTGGTCCAGGACGACGACGGCCTGTGGTGGGTGGAGATTGAATACAAGCGGTTCGAACTCGGCACGGCGGACGGGAGCGTCGCATGA
- a CDS encoding endonuclease/exonuclease/phosphatase family protein, which translates to MTALPSSSPAAPSRRGFLRQAGAAGLAAVAATRVPAFAGPAFAGAGEGPRPLRVIAYNVYDCTGWPKDRALGKKATALGQMPARFAHELALYEPDIVNFSESPPEAVVRQIAERLGMNFVTFPSGGKWPGTLLSKYEIVDPQNAPVVGGERPAELFTRHWGRATVKLPGGEPLIVHSAHLNPFPTPEVRLREIPAMLAAMRSDLDAGRSMLLIGDLNHTPDVAEHRLWTDAGWVDTFAKVGGQDVGKGAGLTIKADEPSWRIDYVMAAGPIASQAVESRPLFEGAFRTNPADPQSFALSDHLPQLAVFDLAK; encoded by the coding sequence ATGACCGCTCTGCCTTCTTCCTCACCGGCCGCGCCCTCGCGGCGGGGGTTTCTGCGACAGGCCGGAGCCGCCGGGCTGGCGGCGGTCGCGGCGACTCGCGTGCCTGCGTTCGCCGGGCCCGCGTTCGCTGGAGCCGGGGAGGGCCCGCGGCCGCTGCGGGTGATCGCCTACAACGTCTACGACTGCACCGGCTGGCCCAAGGACCGGGCGCTGGGGAAGAAGGCGACCGCCCTCGGGCAGATGCCGGCCCGCTTCGCCCACGAGTTGGCCCTGTACGAGCCGGACATCGTGAACTTCTCCGAGTCGCCCCCCGAGGCCGTCGTGCGGCAGATCGCGGAGCGGCTGGGGATGAACTTCGTCACCTTCCCCAGCGGCGGCAAGTGGCCAGGCACGCTGCTGTCCAAATACGAGATCGTCGACCCGCAGAACGCCCCGGTCGTCGGCGGGGAACGGCCGGCGGAGCTGTTCACCCGGCACTGGGGGCGAGCGACGGTGAAACTGCCGGGGGGCGAGCCGCTGATCGTGCACTCCGCTCACCTGAACCCGTTCCCGACGCCGGAGGTGCGGCTGCGGGAGATCCCCGCGATGCTGGCGGCGATGCGCAGCGACTTGGACGCGGGCCGCTCCATGCTGTTGATCGGCGACCTCAACCACACCCCCGACGTGGCGGAGCACCGGCTCTGGACTGACGCCGGCTGGGTCGACACCTTCGCGAAGGTCGGCGGGCAAGACGTCGGCAAGGGTGCCGGGCTGACGATCAAAGCCGACGAGCCGAGCTGGCGGATCGATTACGTGATGGCGGCGGGGCCGATCGCCTCGCAGGCGGTGGAGTCCCGGCCGCTGTTCGAAGGGGCCTTCCGCACGAATCCGGCCGACCCCCAATCGTTCGCCCTCAGCGACCACCTGCCGCAGTTGGCGGTGTTCGATCTGGCGAAATGA
- a CDS encoding sugar phosphate isomerase/epimerase family protein: MSFRFAYCNETLAPGRTFLEQCDLIASLGYTGIEVAPFTLADAPTDLSQADRAELKNAAYAAGLEVVGLHWLLAKTTGFHLTTADAGVRAATAERLIELTDLCADLSGSLMVLGSPQQRNLEEGMSLETATDHAAEVLKTVAPRLEERGVTLALEPLAPTETNFLQTCAEAVALAERVGSPRVRLHQDVKAMVGGESEPPATIIHRYPQQTAHFHANDANLLGPGMGDTDFAPILTALKETGYDGWISVEVFADGPGPIETARLSLEHLKAVAAKV, from the coding sequence ATGTCGTTCCGCTTCGCTTACTGCAACGAAACGCTGGCCCCCGGCCGCACCTTCCTCGAGCAGTGCGACCTGATCGCCTCGCTGGGCTACACCGGGATCGAAGTCGCCCCGTTCACCCTCGCCGACGCCCCGACGGACCTGTCGCAGGCCGATCGGGCCGAACTGAAGAACGCCGCCTACGCCGCCGGGCTGGAGGTGGTCGGCCTGCACTGGCTGTTGGCGAAGACGACCGGCTTTCACCTCACCACCGCCGACGCCGGCGTCCGCGCCGCCACCGCAGAGCGCCTGATCGAACTGACCGACCTCTGCGCCGACCTCAGCGGGTCGCTGATGGTGCTCGGCTCCCCCCAGCAGCGGAACCTGGAGGAGGGCATGAGCCTCGAAACCGCCACCGATCACGCGGCGGAGGTATTAAAGACGGTCGCCCCCCGGCTGGAGGAACGCGGCGTCACGCTGGCCTTGGAGCCGCTCGCCCCGACCGAAACGAACTTCCTACAGACCTGCGCCGAGGCGGTCGCCCTGGCGGAACGCGTCGGCAGCCCGCGGGTGCGGCTCCATCAGGACGTGAAGGCGATGGTCGGCGGCGAATCCGAGCCCCCGGCGACGATCATCCACCGCTACCCGCAGCAGACCGCCCACTTCCACGCCAACGACGCGAACCTGCTCGGCCCCGGCATGGGCGACACCGACTTCGCCCCGATCCTCACCGCCCTGAAGGAAACCGGCTACGACGGCTGGATCAGCGTGGAAGTCTTCGCCGACGGCCCCGGCCCCATCGAAACGGCCCGGCTGAGCCTCGAACACCTCAAAGCGGTCGCCGCGAAGGTCTGA
- a CDS encoding AAA family ATPase encodes MFSSVGESEPSAATAAPAATASAPATAAPSVAEVGTQFDACVAEISKAVVGQPDLIEGVLIALVAGGHVLIEGPPGLGKTLLVTTLAHVAGCDSGRVQFTPDLMPADVTGHSVYDLQQKAFTFVPGPVFTNLLLADEINRAPAKTQAALLEAMQERQVTVDGDTRRLPDPFLVLATQNPLEQEGTYPLPEAQLDRFLFKLLADYPDREGERAILNLYVNGTDPRDPVGLGVKQVLNAERVRSLRRAAVGVIVEPAVTDYITRLVRKTRSWPGVEVGASPRAGVSLVLAGRAAAACRGRDFVIPDDIKELAPAVLRHRVRPAPDAELEGVTADALVAAILDAVEAPKGRA; translated from the coding sequence GTGTTCTCCTCCGTCGGCGAGTCCGAACCGTCCGCGGCGACGGCGGCGCCCGCGGCGACGGCGTCGGCCCCGGCGACGGCGGCGCCCTCTGTGGCGGAGGTGGGAACGCAGTTCGACGCCTGCGTGGCGGAGATCTCCAAGGCGGTCGTCGGCCAGCCGGACCTCATCGAGGGCGTGCTGATCGCCCTGGTGGCCGGGGGGCACGTCTTGATCGAGGGCCCGCCGGGGCTCGGCAAGACGTTGCTGGTCACCACGCTGGCCCACGTCGCCGGGTGCGACAGCGGACGCGTGCAGTTCACCCCGGACCTGATGCCCGCCGACGTGACCGGGCACAGCGTCTACGATCTGCAACAAAAGGCGTTCACGTTCGTGCCGGGGCCGGTGTTCACGAACCTGCTGCTCGCCGACGAGATCAACCGCGCCCCCGCCAAAACGCAGGCGGCGCTGCTGGAAGCGATGCAGGAACGCCAGGTGACCGTCGACGGCGACACCCGCCGACTACCCGACCCGTTCCTCGTGCTCGCCACGCAGAACCCGCTGGAACAGGAGGGCACCTACCCCCTGCCGGAGGCCCAGCTCGACCGCTTCTTATTTAAACTGCTGGCCGACTATCCCGACCGCGAAGGCGAGCGGGCGATCTTAAATCTCTACGTGAACGGCACCGATCCGCGGGACCCGGTCGGATTGGGCGTGAAGCAGGTGTTGAACGCGGAACGCGTCCGCAGCCTACGGCGGGCGGCGGTCGGCGTGATCGTGGAGCCGGCGGTGACGGATTATATCACCCGGCTGGTCCGCAAAACACGTTCCTGGCCGGGGGTGGAGGTCGGGGCGAGCCCGCGGGCCGGGGTGAGCTTAGTGCTGGCCGGCCGGGCGGCGGCGGCCTGCCGCGGGCGGGACTTCGTGATCCCGGACGATATTAAAGAGCTGGCCCCCGCCGTCCTGCGGCACCGCGTCCGCCCGGCCCCGGACGCTGAACTAGAAGGCGTGACCGCCGACGCCCTGGTCGCCGCGATCCTCGACGCCGTCGAAGCCCCGAAAGGGCGGGCGTAG